One Corynebacterium appendicis CIP 107643 DNA window includes the following coding sequences:
- a CDS encoding LytR C-terminal domain-containing protein produces the protein MTNVNPGNRDPRKGRFGGARKFFSRDKGEDLLQDRDDLADDLVQEPASDHYEAAGDSSFDEALDEYYDSRDQYDPRADRTYHTTSTGEITADEAAQREPVARGKHHRRDEADSAGYGYTGGRETRGDGYGYAPNHEAGTAGADYVEPELEPADYIEGDNDYGYTSKAAAYDDRADYDDYDRVDDRAEHVNDEDDRAVAAAGAGATAAASEGAPRKRAAGAAGTGSSTAAAAGGVPKRGLAMILIAVALLLALWGVYAMTKGGSDDQAANDPASQSAQDQSGQDVQGQNGQSGQNGAAQGENPNDPNARNNAGQNSDDANGQNGQNAENANAQQGGEAGDQNRQPGAGAGQADNNAPAGPNNPMTRENQTVNVYNNSAMPGFADQVAGQARGKGINVGEVGNIPGESAIFEQNTVLFDPATPGAEDRARELADTVGGIAIANDDRVPAEAKKPGSLTLVLAENREVAL, from the coding sequence GTGACTAATGTGAATCCTGGTAACCGTGACCCGCGCAAAGGCCGCTTCGGCGGCGCACGCAAGTTCTTTAGCCGCGACAAAGGCGAGGATCTGCTGCAGGACCGCGACGACCTCGCGGACGACCTGGTGCAGGAACCTGCATCCGACCACTACGAAGCCGCCGGTGACAGCTCCTTCGACGAGGCGTTGGATGAGTACTACGACTCCCGCGACCAGTACGACCCCCGAGCCGACCGCACGTACCACACGACTTCAACCGGTGAAATTACAGCTGACGAGGCCGCCCAGCGTGAACCGGTTGCGCGCGGCAAGCACCACCGTCGCGACGAGGCCGACTCTGCCGGCTACGGCTACACCGGGGGCCGCGAAACCCGCGGGGATGGCTACGGCTACGCGCCTAACCACGAAGCCGGAACAGCCGGTGCCGATTATGTCGAGCCCGAACTCGAACCCGCCGATTACATCGAGGGCGACAACGACTACGGCTACACCTCCAAAGCCGCGGCCTACGACGATCGCGCCGACTACGACGATTACGACCGCGTCGATGACCGCGCAGAACACGTCAACGATGAAGACGACCGAGCCGTCGCCGCCGCAGGAGCTGGCGCCACGGCCGCCGCTAGCGAAGGCGCACCGCGCAAGCGAGCGGCAGGTGCAGCCGGCACCGGATCGAGCACCGCGGCCGCTGCGGGCGGCGTGCCGAAGCGCGGTCTCGCCATGATCCTCATTGCCGTGGCACTGCTGCTGGCACTGTGGGGTGTGTACGCGATGACTAAGGGAGGCTCCGACGATCAGGCGGCCAACGATCCGGCAAGCCAGTCGGCGCAGGACCAGAGCGGCCAGGACGTGCAGGGGCAGAACGGCCAAAGCGGCCAGAACGGCGCGGCCCAGGGCGAGAACCCCAACGACCCGAACGCGCGGAATAACGCAGGCCAGAACTCCGACGACGCCAACGGCCAAAACGGCCAGAATGCCGAGAACGCCAACGCCCAGCAGGGCGGCGAGGCGGGCGACCAGAACCGCCAGCCGGGCGCGGGCGCAGGCCAGGCCGACAACAACGCGCCGGCAGGCCCGAACAACCCGATGACGCGGGAGAACCAGACGGTGAACGTCTACAACAACTCGGCGATGCCGGGCTTCGCGGACCAGGTCGCGGGCCAGGCGCGCGGCAAGGGAATCAATGTCGGCGAGGTCGGCAACATCCCGGGCGAGTCCGCGATCTTCGAGCAGAACACGGTGCTGTTCGACCCCGCCACGCCGGGGGCTGAGGACCGGGCGCGCGAGCTGGCGGACACGGTCGGCGGCATCGCGATTGCTAACGACGACCGCGTCCCCGCCGAGGCCAAGAAGCCCGGTTCGCTGACGCTGGTGCTGGCGGAGAACCGCGAGGTCGCCCTGTAA
- a CDS encoding peptide deformylase encodes MIRPIVIYGDPVLHTPTEPVTEPIEELQELIADMHETMDAAHGVGLAANQIGVDKRLFVYHCPDGDTMRRGTVINPVLETSEIPKTMPSEDDDEGCLSVPGESFPTGRADWAKVTGLDENGNEIEVEGAGFFARCLQHEVGHLDGYVYLDVLTGRYKREAKRAIKRNGWDHAGNTWLPGTDPDPFGH; translated from the coding sequence ATGATCCGACCGATTGTCATTTACGGCGACCCTGTCCTGCATACCCCGACTGAACCGGTGACGGAGCCGATCGAGGAGCTGCAGGAGCTCATTGCGGACATGCACGAGACGATGGACGCGGCGCACGGGGTGGGGCTAGCGGCGAACCAGATTGGCGTCGATAAGCGGCTGTTCGTCTACCACTGCCCGGACGGCGACACGATGCGCCGCGGCACGGTGATCAATCCGGTGCTGGAGACTAGCGAGATCCCGAAGACGATGCCGAGCGAGGACGACGACGAAGGCTGCCTGTCCGTCCCGGGCGAGTCCTTCCCCACCGGCCGCGCGGACTGGGCGAAGGTGACGGGCCTGGACGAGAACGGCAACGAGATCGAGGTCGAGGGCGCCGGTTTCTTCGCGCGCTGCCTGCAGCATGAGGTCGGCCACCTCGACGGGTACGTCTACCTGGATGTCCTCACCGGACGCTACAAGCGTGAGGCCAAGCGCGCGATCAAGCGCAACGGTTGGGACCACGCGGGCAACACGTGGCTGCCGGGCACGGACCCCGACCCGTTCGGCCACTAG
- a CDS encoding DUF3263 domain-containing protein, translated as MDPSDLAILDFAGRAPRSLGAREDAIRAELGISPFRYYQKLNSLIDSPDALAERPQLVRRLQRIREQRVLGGGEG; from the coding sequence GTGGACCCGTCTGACTTGGCTATTCTCGATTTCGCTGGCCGCGCCCCCCGCAGCCTCGGCGCCCGCGAAGACGCCATCCGCGCTGAGCTGGGCATATCTCCGTTCCGGTACTACCAGAAGCTCAACTCTCTGATCGATTCTCCCGACGCGCTCGCCGAGCGGCCCCAGCTCGTCCGGCGTCTGCAGCGCATCCGGGAGCAGCGCGTTCTCGGTGGTGGTGAGGGGTAG